In Gemmata obscuriglobus, a single genomic region encodes these proteins:
- a CDS encoding WD40 repeat domain-containing serine/threonine protein kinase codes for MVDRLACPESVRLPTLLDGRDPPRDLFEHLAQCPRCQHALECFAAGDCAWLRSPPAADAERPPHLRQLLDALTRLTTAADMFAVPPRNLSLDFLLPTDHPEALGAVGPYPVLEVVGRGGMGVVFRAVDRALNRVIAVKVLAPQWAANGTARQRFLREARAAAAVAHEHVVSIHAVDESNGLPYLVMEYVPGPSLQERIDRDGPLDPKDVARVALQVAAGLAAAHAQGLVHRDVKPANILLENGVGRARLTDFGLARAVDDAGTTQHGTIAGTPDYMAPEQATGQLVDHRADLYALGCVIYAASTGRPPFRAATSLGVMHLTVTATPAPIRTLNPDIPPDLAAVAQRLLAKDPANRFPTAETVAAELRAVLIRMQQPDLAPRRSKWRIRAGAGVTALLALFATALALRPRSDPPEITATDPGDSPPPLPPAVPPEPPDDPAPAMVFEGHHGTISGLSVHPDGTRFVSVGSTLTKDDGTIRLWSTASGKRTHQIRAGGVRAECVALTADGHTIVAGFIDGTVRIYEWDSETELVRLRADRVAVTCVAPDPTGRRIAIGDARGRVRMWDPATGRVGLTITAHEPRPCRGIAFAPDGKTVATVGLDGALRTWDTSTGYERLALILGTDLAWGVSFTNGGKQIVTADPFGGAVWSAETGHRLAELRDGRVTPSTAVAVSADGTTVATCGPDGFVRVWHTRTGALVLRAATGGPAWSVALTANGRHVLAGCGGPSKREKPDADNTSVIRMWPVRAPAGP; via the coding sequence ATGGTCGATCGGCTCGCGTGCCCGGAGTCGGTCCGGCTCCCGACACTCCTCGACGGACGCGATCCGCCCCGCGACCTGTTCGAGCATCTGGCGCAGTGCCCGCGGTGCCAGCACGCGCTCGAGTGTTTCGCGGCCGGGGACTGCGCGTGGCTCCGGTCGCCGCCGGCCGCGGACGCGGAGCGGCCGCCGCACCTGCGGCAACTGCTGGACGCGCTCACGCGGCTCACGACCGCGGCGGACATGTTCGCCGTTCCGCCCCGCAACCTGTCGCTGGACTTCCTGCTCCCGACGGACCACCCCGAAGCGCTCGGCGCCGTCGGACCGTACCCGGTGCTCGAGGTGGTCGGGCGCGGCGGGATGGGGGTGGTGTTCCGCGCGGTGGACCGCGCGCTCAACCGCGTGATCGCGGTCAAGGTGCTGGCGCCACAGTGGGCGGCGAACGGCACCGCCCGCCAGCGGTTCTTGCGCGAGGCGCGGGCGGCGGCGGCCGTCGCCCACGAGCACGTGGTGAGCATCCACGCGGTCGACGAGTCCAACGGGCTGCCGTATCTCGTGATGGAGTACGTACCCGGGCCGTCGCTCCAGGAGCGGATCGACCGCGACGGCCCGCTGGACCCGAAGGACGTGGCGCGCGTCGCGCTGCAGGTGGCCGCGGGGCTGGCCGCAGCCCACGCCCAGGGCCTCGTCCACCGCGACGTGAAGCCAGCCAACATTCTGCTCGAGAACGGGGTCGGGCGCGCGCGACTCACCGACTTCGGGCTCGCCCGCGCGGTCGACGACGCCGGCACCACCCAGCACGGCACGATCGCCGGCACGCCGGATTACATGGCCCCCGAACAAGCCACCGGCCAACTCGTGGACCACCGGGCGGACCTCTACGCACTCGGCTGCGTGATTTACGCCGCGAGCACCGGGCGCCCGCCGTTCCGCGCCGCGACCTCACTGGGCGTCATGCATCTCACGGTGACGGCCACCCCGGCGCCCATTCGCACGCTGAACCCGGACATTCCGCCCGACCTGGCCGCCGTCGCGCAGCGGCTCCTGGCGAAAGATCCGGCAAACCGGTTCCCGACCGCGGAAACGGTCGCTGCGGAACTCCGGGCGGTTCTCATCCGGATGCAACAGCCGGACCTCGCGCCGCGCCGCAGCAAATGGCGCATTCGGGCCGGCGCCGGGGTGACCGCTCTGCTCGCGCTGTTCGCAACCGCATTGGCCCTCCGTCCGCGGAGCGATCCCCCGGAAATCACGGCGACCGATCCGGGCGACAGCCCTCCCCCACTTCCGCCCGCGGTGCCTCCAGAACCGCCCGACGATCCGGCCCCGGCGATGGTCTTTGAAGGGCACCACGGAACTATTTCCGGCCTTTCGGTCCACCCGGACGGCACACGGTTCGTTTCCGTCGGCAGCACGTTAACCAAAGACGACGGGACCATTCGGCTTTGGAGTACGGCGTCCGGGAAGCGGACGCACCAGATTCGCGCCGGCGGGGTCCGCGCCGAGTGCGTCGCACTTACCGCCGACGGGCACACGATCGTCGCCGGGTTTATCGACGGAACGGTGCGCATCTACGAGTGGGATTCGGAAACGGAGCTCGTGCGCCTGAGGGCCGACCGGGTTGCCGTCACGTGTGTGGCACCGGACCCGACCGGCCGCCGGATCGCAATCGGCGATGCGCGCGGGCGGGTCCGGATGTGGGACCCCGCCACCGGTCGGGTCGGGCTGACGATCACGGCCCACGAGCCGCGCCCGTGCCGCGGGATCGCGTTCGCGCCGGACGGCAAGACGGTCGCCACCGTTGGCCTCGACGGGGCGCTGCGCACCTGGGACACGAGCACCGGGTACGAGCGTCTCGCACTCATTCTTGGCACGGACCTCGCCTGGGGCGTGTCGTTCACGAACGGCGGAAAGCAGATCGTTACCGCGGACCCGTTCGGCGGGGCGGTCTGGAGCGCCGAAACCGGGCACCGGCTCGCCGAACTCCGCGACGGACGGGTGACGCCCTCGACCGCCGTTGCGGTCTCAGCGGACGGCACGACCGTCGCAACCTGTGGCCCCGACGGGTTCGTGCGCGTCTGGCACACGCGCACGGGCGCGCTCGTGTTGCGGGCCGCCACGGGCGGCCCCGCGTGGTCCGTCGCACTGACCGCGAACGGTAGGCACGTCCTGGCCGGCTGTGGCGGGCCGAGCAAACGGGAGAAGCCCGATGCCGACAACACGTCCGTGATTCGGATGTGGCCCGTTCGCGCACCGGCCGGTCCATAA
- a CDS encoding RNA polymerase sigma factor gives MSAGPPTRPSLVGRLRDRNDRATWAEFVGLYAPVVFGFARKAGLQDADAADLTQEVLRSVVGAITRFDYTPARGGFRAWLFQITRNHVHSFRRGTARAARLTARVPGAAPVPLEEVPAHEDALEAAWEQEWRRELFARACGHVRPLVEPATWEAFHQTAVLGRAGQQVAAELGLSVAAVYLAKSRVLARLRQFVQAAEEE, from the coding sequence ATGAGCGCGGGTCCGCCGACTCGCCCCAGCCTCGTCGGTCGGCTCCGGGACCGTAACGACCGGGCGACCTGGGCCGAGTTCGTGGGGCTGTACGCGCCCGTCGTGTTCGGGTTCGCCCGCAAGGCGGGCCTGCAAGACGCGGACGCCGCCGACCTCACCCAGGAGGTCCTCCGTTCGGTGGTCGGGGCCATCACCCGGTTCGATTACACCCCCGCGCGGGGCGGGTTTCGCGCCTGGCTGTTTCAGATCACCCGCAACCACGTCCACTCCTTTCGCCGGGGCACCGCCCGCGCCGCGCGCCTCACCGCGCGCGTCCCCGGCGCGGCGCCGGTACCGCTCGAAGAGGTGCCGGCGCACGAGGACGCGCTCGAAGCCGCGTGGGAGCAGGAGTGGCGGCGGGAGCTGTTCGCCCGCGCGTGCGGGCACGTCCGCCCGCTGGTCGAACCGGCCACCTGGGAGGCGTTCCACCAGACCGCGGTGCTCGGCCGCGCCGGGCAACAGGTGGCGGCGGAACTCGGCCTGTCGGTGGCCGCCGTGTACCTCGCAAAGAGCCGGGTGCTGGCGCGGCTCCGGCAGTTCGTCCAGGCCGCCGAGGAGGAATGA
- a CDS encoding ABC transporter permease, producing the protein MLPSRFTHPLKLGLRSLAAHRLRTLLTTLGIVLGVASVIVMLAVGEAARYQAIKQLEDLGATTILLRSVKPTDEPTQRQGVDLLAYGLTFRDLERIRTTVPTVSNATPMREYRKTVRHLDKKMEARVIGVTSDFLRQHNIRMASGRGVEAADEEAFAPVAVLGSAAAEALFPAQNPLGQALTVESPDRQRSFTVIGVIAPKTLAAGADGGDADLNKVVFIPFQTDRVRFGRELMTLKAGSYSVERLEISQMTITVGNVADVPRTAKAIQSLLDQYHPRKDVVVTVPLDLLRKAEETQRLFTLILGSIAGISLVVGGIGIVNIMLATVTERTREIGIRRALGAKQRDIAAQFLAESVLLSCCGGIVGVVLGVGLSFAMSGLIGLPAIIRVWSPLLAFGVSLLVGLISGVLPARRAARLDPVEALRHV; encoded by the coding sequence ATGCTCCCCTCCCGGTTCACCCACCCGCTCAAGCTCGGCCTCAGAAGCCTCGCCGCGCACCGGCTACGGACGCTGCTAACGACGCTCGGCATCGTTCTCGGGGTGGCGTCCGTGATCGTCATGCTAGCCGTCGGCGAGGCGGCCCGGTATCAGGCGATCAAACAGCTCGAAGACCTCGGGGCGACCACCATCCTTCTGCGGAGCGTGAAGCCGACCGACGAGCCGACCCAGAGACAGGGAGTGGACCTGCTCGCCTACGGGCTCACGTTCCGGGACCTGGAGCGGATCCGCACGACCGTCCCGACCGTGTCGAACGCGACCCCCATGCGGGAGTACCGAAAGACCGTCCGCCACCTGGACAAGAAAATGGAAGCCCGGGTGATCGGGGTGACCTCCGATTTTCTCCGTCAGCACAACATCCGCATGGCGTCCGGGCGGGGCGTCGAAGCGGCCGACGAAGAGGCGTTCGCGCCGGTCGCGGTCCTCGGGTCCGCCGCGGCCGAGGCCCTGTTCCCGGCCCAGAACCCCCTGGGTCAAGCCCTCACCGTGGAGAGCCCCGATCGGCAACGGTCGTTTACCGTCATCGGGGTGATCGCCCCGAAAACGCTGGCCGCCGGTGCCGACGGCGGGGACGCCGATTTGAACAAGGTGGTGTTCATCCCGTTCCAGACCGACCGGGTCCGGTTCGGGCGCGAGCTGATGACCCTCAAGGCCGGATCGTACTCGGTCGAACGGCTCGAGATCAGCCAGATGACGATCACGGTCGGGAACGTGGCCGACGTGCCGCGGACGGCCAAAGCCATTCAGTCCCTGTTGGACCAGTACCACCCGCGGAAGGACGTGGTCGTCACGGTCCCGCTCGACCTGCTGCGCAAGGCCGAGGAGACGCAGCGGCTGTTCACGCTAATCCTCGGATCGATTGCGGGCATCTCGCTGGTGGTCGGCGGCATCGGGATCGTGAACATCATGCTCGCCACGGTGACCGAGCGCACACGGGAGATCGGCATCCGCCGCGCGCTCGGCGCGAAGCAGCGCGACATCGCCGCACAGTTCCTGGCTGAATCGGTCCTCCTGTCGTGCTGCGGCGGAATCGTCGGGGTGGTACTCGGGGTCGGGCTGTCGTTCGCGATGAGCGGGCTGATCGGGCTACCGGCCATCATTCGGGTCTGGTCCCCTCTGTTGGCGTTCGGGGTCTCGCTCCTGGTCGGGCTAATCTCTGGTGTCCTTCCGGCCCGCAGGGCGGCCCGGCTCGACCCGGTAGAAGCCCTTCGACACGTCTGA
- a CDS encoding efflux RND transporter periplasmic adaptor subunit gives MVKKGFAQLEQIRIVELTHEQKRYAVQQGEADLLLFTKYTKRRKTTELEAKAKDAVRDLDRTKKSQAAATEKAASEVTAARKTADLEKRQFERLRDQLGKCEVKAPAPGIVIYFKRPWDESARIRPGGQVFFQQPIFTLPDLSQMKVKMKVHETVVKKVKAGLGCTMKIDALPGQVLRGKVMSVATLAQGDDWRGGGVKEYETTISIEDMPTEAGLRPGMSAEVKILVKTVPGALTVPVQAVTEVGGQHVCYVATGNKVEQREVTIGDGNDQLIQVVTGLAAGDRVALDARNRAAAELSTGSGSAPAPTAALGSPAPK, from the coding sequence ATGGTCAAAAAAGGGTTCGCCCAGTTGGAACAGATCCGGATCGTCGAGCTGACCCACGAGCAGAAAAGGTACGCCGTCCAACAAGGGGAGGCGGACCTGCTCCTGTTCACCAAGTACACCAAGCGGCGGAAGACGACTGAGCTGGAAGCCAAGGCGAAGGACGCCGTCCGCGACCTCGACCGGACGAAGAAGAGCCAGGCCGCGGCGACCGAGAAGGCGGCCAGCGAGGTGACCGCCGCCCGCAAAACCGCCGACCTGGAGAAGCGGCAGTTCGAGCGCCTCCGGGACCAGCTCGGAAAGTGCGAGGTGAAAGCCCCGGCCCCCGGCATCGTCATCTACTTCAAGCGCCCGTGGGACGAATCGGCCCGGATCCGCCCGGGCGGGCAGGTGTTCTTCCAGCAGCCGATCTTCACGCTCCCGGACCTGAGCCAGATGAAAGTCAAGATGAAGGTCCACGAGACGGTGGTGAAGAAGGTCAAGGCCGGGCTGGGCTGCACCATGAAGATCGACGCCCTGCCCGGTCAGGTGCTCCGCGGCAAGGTCATGTCCGTTGCCACCCTGGCCCAAGGCGACGACTGGCGCGGCGGTGGGGTGAAGGAGTACGAAACGACCATCTCAATCGAGGACATGCCGACCGAAGCGGGTTTGCGGCCGGGGATGTCGGCCGAGGTCAAGATCCTGGTCAAGACGGTGCCCGGCGCGCTGACCGTTCCGGTCCAGGCGGTGACCGAGGTCGGTGGCCAGCACGTCTGCTACGTCGCCACCGGCAACAAGGTCGAGCAGCGGGAAGTGACTATTGGGGACGGGAACGATCAGCTCATCCAGGTGGTCACCGGACTGGCCGCCGGCGACCGGGTCGCCCTCGACGCCCGCAACCGAGCCGCGGCCGAGTTGAGCACCGGGTCCGGGTCCGCACCCGCGCCAACCGCCGCGCTCGGATCACCGGCCCCGAAGTGA
- a CDS encoding TolC family protein, translating into MAERSALGRGYDIGRLRLEPAPGSRLADPFDPDRPPKPPDDPAAAILMDHPYKFRGSKRWGKDGYADSIEPIGWETALAPDDKGVVKLDQNKAVEVALLNSREYQSALEDVYLTALGLTLNRFEFDLRWFGRNATTYTHSGNSSLPTESNRLASTTDVGFERNLAAGGQLLVDFANSITYEYTGGAVGGVRSNLLLSLTQPLLRNFGRQVRLEGLTQAERDVLYAVRDFARFRKRFYVSVATQSGGYLDLLLAVQTLRNSEANLKRQEETYRLYNELFRGGRASVVELDQFYQGVQAARQGVIDTRTSLENAKDQFKLTLGLPPRLPIDLDDSPLDQFILTDPALERLREQLEEFQRVRLRELGAPPSLDALRKAFTDLRELSGRGPAAVQSAAADLDAFGRQFDRPARPGDDPEQRDRDKATYTSLKTALTEAGDDLAKFTKKIEQDSAAVTEATRKEGWEAVVQDAKFLLAALDGVISVQTQSRIYRIELPEIDILEEPAMAFAKANRLDLQNRRAQATDAWRKVTVAANALRGGVNVVGTANLVTDADHDKPFNFAGEASSYSVGLQFDAPLNRLAERNVYRASLVSYQRAKRAYVAQSDQVELQIRQDLRELARLRPSFSIARQQVLSAARQYENTRLTLLGPGGRKGANDATSLQLLQALSTLLTQRNALAANFIQFEQRRLQLLLDLEELQLDDRGFPTNAQPRPPARSDDRNGRGTAAPGLPGAPAPRPITAPGPVGP; encoded by the coding sequence GTGGCCGAGCGGTCCGCGCTCGGGCGCGGGTACGACATTGGCCGGCTCCGGTTGGAGCCCGCACCGGGATCGCGTCTGGCCGACCCGTTCGATCCGGACCGCCCGCCCAAGCCCCCGGACGACCCGGCGGCCGCGATCCTGATGGACCACCCGTACAAGTTCCGCGGCTCGAAGCGCTGGGGCAAGGACGGGTACGCAGACAGCATCGAACCGATCGGATGGGAGACGGCCCTCGCCCCGGACGACAAGGGCGTTGTCAAACTCGACCAGAATAAGGCCGTCGAGGTCGCGCTGCTCAACAGCCGCGAGTATCAGTCCGCCCTTGAGGACGTTTACCTGACGGCCCTGGGGCTGACGCTCAACCGGTTCGAGTTCGACCTCCGGTGGTTCGGCCGCAACGCCACCACCTACACCCACTCCGGCAACAGTTCGCTCCCGACCGAGTCGAACCGGCTGGCCTCGACCACCGACGTCGGGTTCGAACGCAACCTCGCCGCCGGCGGGCAGTTGCTGGTCGATTTCGCCAACAGCATCACTTACGAATACACCGGCGGGGCGGTCGGCGGGGTGCGGTCGAACCTGCTGCTCAGCCTGACCCAGCCGCTGCTCCGGAACTTCGGCCGCCAGGTCCGGCTCGAGGGGTTGACCCAGGCGGAGCGGGACGTGCTGTACGCGGTCCGCGACTTCGCCCGGTTCCGCAAGCGGTTCTATGTGTCCGTCGCCACCCAGAGCGGCGGGTACCTCGACCTCCTGCTGGCCGTCCAGACGCTCCGGAACTCGGAAGCCAACCTGAAGCGGCAGGAGGAAACGTACCGGCTGTATAACGAGCTGTTCCGCGGCGGCCGGGCGTCGGTGGTCGAGTTGGACCAGTTCTACCAGGGCGTCCAGGCGGCCCGGCAGGGCGTTATCGACACCCGCACCTCGCTGGAGAACGCCAAAGACCAGTTCAAGCTCACCTTGGGCCTGCCCCCGCGGCTCCCAATCGATCTGGACGACAGCCCGCTCGACCAGTTCATCCTGACCGACCCCGCGCTCGAACGGCTCCGGGAGCAGTTGGAGGAGTTCCAGCGGGTCCGTCTCCGCGAACTGGGCGCGCCGCCGTCGCTCGACGCACTCCGGAAGGCGTTCACCGACCTGCGGGAACTATCCGGGCGCGGACCAGCGGCGGTCCAATCGGCGGCGGCCGATCTGGACGCCTTCGGCCGGCAGTTCGACCGCCCGGCCCGGCCGGGGGATGACCCGGAGCAGCGGGACCGGGACAAGGCCACGTACACAAGCCTGAAAACCGCTCTGACCGAAGCCGGTGACGACCTGGCGAAGTTCACCAAGAAGATTGAACAAGACAGCGCAGCCGTGACCGAAGCAACCCGCAAGGAGGGGTGGGAGGCGGTGGTCCAGGACGCCAAGTTCCTGCTGGCCGCCCTAGACGGGGTGATCAGCGTCCAGACGCAGTCGCGGATCTACCGGATCGAGCTGCCGGAGATCGACATCCTGGAAGAACCGGCAATGGCCTTCGCGAAGGCGAACCGCCTCGACCTCCAGAACCGGCGAGCGCAGGCGACCGACGCGTGGCGAAAGGTGACGGTCGCCGCGAACGCCCTGCGCGGCGGGGTGAACGTGGTGGGCACCGCCAACCTTGTCACCGACGCGGACCACGACAAGCCGTTCAACTTCGCGGGCGAGGCCAGTTCGTACAGCGTCGGCCTCCAGTTCGACGCCCCGCTCAACCGGCTCGCCGAGCGGAACGTGTACCGCGCGAGCCTCGTCTCGTACCAGCGTGCCAAGCGCGCGTACGTCGCGCAGTCGGACCAGGTGGAGCTGCAGATCCGTCAAGACCTGCGCGAACTGGCGCGGCTGCGGCCGTCGTTCAGCATCGCCCGGCAGCAGGTGCTGTCCGCCGCCCGGCAGTACGAGAACACCCGGCTCACACTGCTCGGCCCGGGCGGCCGTAAGGGCGCAAACGATGCGACCAGCTTGCAGCTCCTCCAGGCCCTGAGTACCCTGTTGACACAACGCAACGCGCTGGCCGCGAACTTCATCCAGTTCGAGCAAAGGCGGCTCCAGCTCCTCCTGGACCTGGAAGAGCTACAGCTCGACGACCGAGGCTTCCCCACCAATGCGCAGCCCAGACCCCCTGCCCGCTCCGACGACCGCAACGGCCGCGGAACCGCTGCCCCCGGGCTCCCCGGCGCCCCAGCCCCCCGGCCGATCACTGCCCCCGGCCCGGTCGGCCCGTAA
- a CDS encoding STAS domain-containing protein, which translates to MASDANLTNEFFQVKRHGDVAVIVPSPQIEDLPETLLQPAAEMVLAPLKEDPPNNIIVDLSAVTYFGSAFITFLLRCHHLLASRGSELVLAGVNPNIRELLRITNLEMYWALYDNAAEAISALSGTD; encoded by the coding sequence ATGGCGTCCGACGCAAACCTGACGAACGAGTTTTTCCAGGTGAAGCGCCACGGCGACGTGGCGGTGATTGTTCCTTCCCCACAGATTGAGGACTTACCTGAGACGCTGCTGCAACCTGCGGCGGAGATGGTGCTGGCGCCGCTCAAGGAAGACCCGCCGAACAACATCATCGTGGACCTGTCGGCGGTAACGTATTTCGGCTCGGCGTTCATCACGTTTCTGCTACGTTGCCACCACTTGCTCGCGAGCCGCGGCAGCGAACTGGTGCTTGCCGGTGTGAACCCGAACATCCGCGAGTTGCTGCGGATCACCAACCTCGAAATGTACTGGGCACTCTACGACAACGCTGCTGAAGCGATCTCTGCCCTTAGCGGCACGGATTGA
- a CDS encoding TolC family protein — protein MRPRTALALALTFSGAGCATRSPLPDGAFVREPLPAPQLPAAPKPQPLPAPPAIAPSAGSPLQLTEVLKSIDAAFPLLYAIEQERAIAAGQRLAAEGQFDPTIRAGAVDQAGTFSSTRLDAGVQQATPFGGVTTFAGWRQGLGNFPIYYGERKTAEGGEFRAGVNVPLLQNRDIDARRARLRAAQIAERAADPTIRRARLDAFRAGAQAYWAWQTAGAQYRIAKDLLALAQKRQALLDESFKAQNIGEAVPTLNRRLAAGREETLLATERALQQAALRLSLFLRDPAGDPVVPQAEWLRPDFPELVPASPTSAQLGADVAAALAQRPELVQFQLEKERRAVELQLATNQLQPALNAYAQVAQDVGIAKKTFTGSGPFDTDRTAAEVGATFEVPLPFRNARGLSATARAQLAQLLARERYARDDVTAQVQDAVSELQQAYLRVGKAREEQRQAQRVLELDTESFKAGNTSLIDLNIQEIAAAEARVKVVTLLGNYYQAVANYLAALGLDATGPQGGAVLPNTAPQAAPKP, from the coding sequence ATGCGGCCACGGACGGCCCTTGCACTAGCGCTTACGTTCTCAGGGGCCGGATGCGCCACGCGATCACCGCTGCCCGACGGCGCGTTCGTTCGCGAGCCGCTTCCGGCACCGCAGCTCCCGGCGGCTCCCAAACCGCAGCCGCTTCCCGCCCCCCCAGCGATTGCCCCGAGCGCCGGCTCGCCGCTCCAACTGACTGAGGTGCTCAAGAGCATCGACGCCGCGTTCCCGCTCCTGTACGCCATTGAGCAGGAGCGGGCGATCGCGGCGGGTCAGCGGCTGGCAGCGGAGGGTCAGTTCGACCCGACAATTCGGGCCGGCGCGGTCGACCAGGCGGGCACCTTTTCCAGCACCCGGCTCGACGCCGGCGTTCAGCAGGCCACCCCGTTCGGCGGGGTGACCACGTTCGCCGGCTGGCGCCAGGGGTTGGGGAACTTCCCCATCTACTACGGTGAGCGGAAGACGGCCGAGGGCGGCGAGTTCCGCGCCGGGGTGAACGTACCGCTGCTCCAGAACCGCGACATTGACGCGCGCCGCGCCCGCTTGCGGGCCGCGCAGATCGCCGAGCGCGCGGCCGACCCGACGATCCGCCGCGCCCGGTTGGACGCGTTCCGGGCCGGGGCGCAGGCGTACTGGGCCTGGCAGACGGCCGGGGCGCAGTATCGGATCGCCAAAGACCTGCTCGCACTGGCCCAGAAGCGCCAAGCCCTGCTCGACGAAAGTTTCAAAGCCCAGAACATTGGCGAAGCGGTGCCGACGCTCAACCGCCGGCTGGCCGCCGGCCGCGAGGAAACACTACTCGCCACCGAGCGCGCTTTGCAACAGGCGGCCCTCCGCCTGTCACTGTTCCTGCGCGACCCGGCCGGGGACCCGGTGGTGCCGCAAGCGGAATGGCTGCGTCCAGATTTTCCGGAACTGGTCCCGGCAAGCCCGACCTCGGCCCAACTGGGCGCCGATGTGGCCGCGGCGCTCGCGCAGCGTCCGGAACTGGTCCAGTTCCAGTTGGAAAAGGAGCGCCGCGCTGTCGAATTGCAACTGGCGACCAACCAGTTACAGCCGGCGCTGAACGCCTACGCACAAGTCGCACAGGACGTGGGCATCGCGAAAAAGACGTTCACCGGGAGCGGGCCGTTCGACACCGACCGCACGGCGGCCGAGGTCGGGGCCACGTTCGAGGTGCCACTCCCGTTCCGCAACGCCCGCGGGCTGAGCGCAACCGCCCGCGCGCAACTCGCCCAGCTCCTGGCCCGCGAGCGGTACGCACGTGACGACGTGACCGCACAGGTTCAGGACGCGGTAAGCGAGCTTCAGCAGGCGTACCTCCGGGTCGGCAAGGCGCGCGAGGAACAGCGGCAGGCGCAGCGGGTGCTGGAGCTGGACACTGAATCGTTCAAGGCCGGAAATACGAGCCTGATCGACCTGAACATTCAGGAAATCGCTGCTGCCGAGGCGCGGGTGAAGGTCGTGACGCTGCTCGGCAACTACTACCAGGCGGTCGCCAACTATCTCGCCGCGCTTGGCCTGGATGCAACCGGTCCGCAGGGCGGCGCGGTGCTCCCGAACACCGCACCACAGGCAGCACCGAAGCCGTAA
- a CDS encoding HlyD family secretion protein — protein MGTPDVTAPALPSLNAARTPRLVRVLAFALLAALVLAVPALAVSPWTQTVHGTGRAIAFNPVQRAQFVISPIEGRVKKWHVVEGDRVKAGQLLVELVDNDPLILERLREQETLALQRLALADGRVLDQQNRLEFVKGEREVLVAEAGYRVEQTEAQVLVVKQELQQSAFNLRREELAYERLRKLSKSAVGEVVSGDAVEEAERKRDLAKAQVPLVEARLKLAERTLDGAKAQREATDKRTAGLIQTEEAAVKAAKSEQASVRQQYNVIRTQVERQTNQRIHAAVDGVIFRVLANAEAGGQLVRAGERLAVLVPDVKAVTPDLTGDYHPGIVAELTIDGNDLPLVRVGDRVLLQFEGWAAVQFAAYPEAAAGTFEGRVYLVDPTADGAGGRFRVLVEPAAGAAWPEEQFLRQGVRAQGWIVLNEVRLGYEVWRLLNGFPPVREVKAQDKPAGRPFGPVAK, from the coding sequence ATGGGAACGCCTGATGTGACCGCACCCGCGCTACCGTCGCTAAACGCCGCCCGCACGCCACGGCTCGTGCGGGTGCTGGCGTTCGCACTGCTCGCGGCGCTAGTGCTAGCGGTCCCCGCGCTGGCCGTCAGCCCGTGGACGCAGACGGTACACGGCACCGGCCGGGCGATCGCGTTCAACCCGGTGCAGCGGGCGCAGTTCGTCATTTCGCCCATTGAGGGGCGGGTCAAGAAGTGGCACGTGGTCGAGGGCGACCGGGTCAAGGCCGGGCAGTTGCTGGTCGAGTTGGTGGACAACGACCCGCTGATTCTGGAGCGATTGCGCGAGCAAGAGACGCTGGCGCTTCAGCGGCTCGCCCTGGCCGACGGCCGGGTGCTCGACCAGCAGAACCGGCTGGAGTTCGTTAAGGGCGAGCGCGAGGTGCTGGTGGCGGAGGCCGGGTATCGCGTCGAGCAGACCGAGGCGCAGGTGCTGGTCGTCAAGCAGGAGCTTCAGCAGTCGGCCTTCAACCTGCGGCGCGAAGAGCTGGCTTACGAGCGGCTGAGGAAGCTCAGCAAGAGTGCGGTCGGCGAGGTGGTCTCCGGGGACGCGGTCGAAGAGGCCGAGCGCAAGCGGGACCTGGCTAAAGCGCAAGTCCCCTTGGTCGAGGCGCGGCTGAAGCTGGCCGAGCGGACGCTCGACGGCGCGAAGGCGCAACGTGAGGCGACGGACAAGCGCACCGCCGGGCTCATCCAGACCGAAGAGGCCGCAGTCAAGGCCGCCAAGAGCGAGCAGGCGTCGGTCCGCCAGCAGTACAACGTGATCCGCACGCAGGTGGAGCGACAAACGAATCAACGAATTCACGCCGCCGTCGACGGCGTGATCTTTCGTGTCCTGGCGAACGCCGAAGCCGGTGGACAACTCGTGCGCGCCGGCGAGCGGCTTGCGGTACTTGTGCCGGACGTGAAAGCGGTCACTCCCGACTTGACGGGCGATTACCACCCCGGTATTGTCGCTGAACTCACGATCGATGGGAATGATCTACCGCTCGTTCGCGTCGGCGACCGCGTGCTGCTTCAGTTCGAAGGGTGGGCGGCCGTGCAGTTCGCCGCGTATCCGGAGGCAGCGGCGGGCACCTTCGAGGGCCGCGTGTACCTTGTGGATCCGACCGCGGACGGGGCCGGGGGCAGGTTCCGTGTGCTGGTCGAACCGGCGGCGGGAGCGGCATGGCCGGAGGAGCAGTTCCTGCGCCAGGGGGTGCGCGCGCAGGGCTGGATCGTGCTGAACGAGGTCCGGCTCGGCTACGAGGTGTGGCGGCTGTTAAACGGCTTCCCACCGGTGCGCGAGGTAAAAGCGCAGGACAAGCCGGCGGGGCGGCCGTTCGGTCCGGTGGCGAAATAG